A region of the Leeuwenhoekiella sp. MAR_2009_132 genome:
ATAATCATCCACGTTATTCTAAAATAACGCGATTTAAGCCCTTCTTCCAGGTTTAAACACCCTTGTGCAACATATGCTGCTGCAAGTGGTGCAGTGATCGCAGAAGTGATTCCTGCAGCAAAGAGTCCTAACCCAATACAGTAACGGGCAGCACTTCCGTAAAGAGGTTCTAGACTTTGAGCAAGACTTGTGGCGCTGTTTACATTTTCACCGCTTAAGGAACTGGCTGCTATTATCACGCACATAGATACCAAGCCTCCCAAAATTACAGCTACTATTGTATCTCTTCTGGCTGCAGGTAGGTCTGCCTTGTTTTTCCATTTTTGATTTACCAGCGAGGCGTGTAGAAATAAGTTATACGGTACAACGGTTGTGCCTACTAAAGCGACGATCATTAAAATGCTTCCATCAGGAAATGAAGGAACAAAACTATTTTTTAGTAATTCAAAAACGTCTGGTTTAGTTAAAACTGCAGTAATCACAAACGATAAGCTCATTAAAATTACTAATATCAGAAATACCTTTTCAAGCACTTTATAATTGCCTATATACAATAAAATAAATGCAATACCCCCTATTAAAAAACTATACCCGTTTACCGAAATTCCTTTTAAAACAAATACTCCGCTTTTTCCTAAAGCCTGTAGCCCCAGAACTCCGCCGCTTATATTACCGCCTTCGTAGGCTGCATTACCTAATACAATTGCTGCTAATACGAGGCCTAAAATAAATTTACGCAGTATACCGTGCGGTAATTGTGTACGTAATACCTGAGAAAGTCCCATTTGAGAAACTAGACCTATACGCGCTGCGGTTTCCTGTAAAATTACGGTCGCTACAATAGAAAGCGTCATTGCCCACAATAACGTAAACCCAAATTGCACTCCGGCAAGTGTACAAACGGTTACCGTGCCGGGACCTATAAAGGCAGCAGCAATTAAGGCTCCGGGTCCTATATTTTTAAAAGGATTTCGCATAAATGAATCGTAAGTTTTAAATATAAAAATAATGCCGCGTTACAAGAAACGATACGGATACAAAAACAGATTGAAGTATACGCGTAACTAAAATGATTAAAATCTTAATTTAGAGGTGTTAAGCTAATATTTATACCGTCATGAACTCCAGAAAACCGAATAAAATATACAAATCACTCCATTTAAATTACAATACTGATAATGGAGTCTGGCTGCATCAAGGCAAAACCCTGCGTAAAATTGTAGGCACGGCAGGAATGCTTCTCCCCATTTTATTACTAGCAATATCCTTAACCTTTTTTGAACTTCACGGTCCTTTAGAATCTATTAGTCATTATTATTTTACAAGAGCCTCTACCCTTTTTACCGTAATAGTAAGTCTTATAGGAATTTTCTTAATCGTTTATAGCGGTGAAGAACGTATAGACTTTTGGGTTTCTAATATAGCAGGTTTTTTTGCACTCTGTGTTGCATTTTTTCCTACTACAAACTTGGCAACAACCTGTTGTGATGTCACTTTACCCTATGCAGTAACATATTTTGAAGAACAGACCGAAGGATGGAGCTCCCTGTTTCATTATTTTTCTGCTGCTGTTTTTTTACTTGCCCTGGCCTTTATGTCGCTATTTCTATTTGTAAAATCTGATACGCCAAAAGGAAAACGCTGTATTGAAAAAGTACGCCGTAATCGGGTTTATCGCATCTGCGGAATTCTAATGCTGGCAGCTATAGTGGTTATTTTGTTAGGCACATTAAATTTAATTAATGAGGAATTTTACGATAATTATAAACTTACCTTCTGGATGGAAGCTCTTGCGGTAGAATGCTTTGGCTTTAGCTGGCTGGTTAAGGGAGAAGCTTTAATGGGTGACAAATAAAACTTAAAATTTTATGCCTACTGAAAAGAGAATGCATTTAAATAGTACTTTTCGTCTAAAATTTAAGACCTCTTATTATGAACCTAAAAGCATTGTATTTTCTTGCTTTACTTCCTTTGGCGATCACATCTTGCGACACTGCAAGCTCTGATGATGAAAATCCTGAAACGCAAAATCCTGCACTCCGTGTGCAAATAACTACTAACACCGCTACTCCATTTATAGATTATATACTCGAAGCTGAAATTAAAACCTCTAATTCTATCAAAGAAGTTGAAGTTACAGATGATGGAGGAGCTTCGTATACGGCAAGAGAATCTAGTGAACCAGACGGACAGGGTACTCAGGTAAAATTATATTTCAGTTATGCCACTTTAGGAACCCGTAAATTAGAGTTTAAAGTCACAGACATTTACGGTCAGGTGGTGCCGTTTAGTGAAACCATAACCGTAACCCGTGGCAATGCAGTACGTATTCTTTCTGCGGAAGTGATTTCGTTTTATAAAAAAGATCAAACCTGGGACCCAGAGTTTGCAGATACAGATGTAAACAGACTTGCAGATGTAGGGATTGGTCTTCTAAAATCAAAACTTAACGACCGCTTTGGAGGTACTGACTACACAATGTACCGGTGGTACATTTCAGAATCCCGTCAAAATCAATCTAATCTGTTTTTTGATTTAACTGATGAAGATTTGTACATCGATTTAAATAAAGAAATTAGAATAGGTCTTGCTGATGACGATGGTGGAAATATCGCGCAATCTTTAATTCCTGATTTTCCGGATTATCGGATTGTAGATCTTAAAACCTATGCTACAACACGGCCCAAAGTCATTACACTTAAGGATGATTCTATAGATCTTGAAATTAAGTTTACCGTAGAATGGCCTCAGGGATAATCTGATTT
Encoded here:
- a CDS encoding Nramp family divalent metal transporter, with the protein product MRNPFKNIGPGALIAAAFIGPGTVTVCTLAGVQFGFTLLWAMTLSIVATVILQETAARIGLVSQMGLSQVLRTQLPHGILRKFILGLVLAAIVLGNAAYEGGNISGGVLGLQALGKSGVFVLKGISVNGYSFLIGGIAFILLYIGNYKVLEKVFLILVILMSLSFVITAVLTKPDVFELLKNSFVPSFPDGSILMIVALVGTTVVPYNLFLHASLVNQKWKNKADLPAARRDTIVAVILGGLVSMCVIIAASSLSGENVNSATSLAQSLEPLYGSAARYCIGLGLFAAGITSAITAPLAAAYVAQGCLNLEEGLKSRYFRITWMIILILGVTLAAFGIKPIQIIQFAQIANGILLPVIAGILIWLANRTELLGSYRNSKFKNAASLVILLITVILGTRAILSVLGIL